The genomic segment ACCTGGTATCTGTGTCTGCCCTTGGGGGTTAGAGTATTTAAATCTCACCTGGTATCTGTGTCTGCCCTTGGGGGTTAGAGTATTTAAATCTCACCTGGTATCTGTGTCTGCCCTTGGGGGTTAGAGTATTTAAATATCACCTGGTATCTGTGTCTGCACTTGGGGGTTAGAGTATTTAAATCTCACCTGGTATCTGTGTCTGCCCTTGGGGTTAGAGTATTTAAATCTCACCTGGTATCTGTGTCTGCCCTTGGGGGTTAAAGTATTTAAATCTCACCTGGTATCTGTGTCTGCCCTTGGGGGTTAGAGTATTTAAATATCACCTGGTATCTGTGTCTGCACTTGGGGGTTAGAGTATTTAAATCTCACCTGGTATCTGTGTCTGCCCTTGGGGGTTAGAGTATTTAAATCTCACCTGGTATCTGTGTCTGCCCTTGAGGGTTGAAGGGGTTGTGTCCAGCGTTGAGCGGCTGTTGTTGGGACTGTGTCGGCACGGCAACCCTCATGGTTGTCTGTCTGATCCTCTCCAGCTCACTGAGACGGTCTGAGAACAGCCCTGTTTTAGGAGACTCCTCCAGCTTCTGACGATGtcctgtacaacaacaacaacaacaagacggTCTGAGAAATGAGACACAAGCGCTAGGTCGTTCTCCCACAGAACTGACTGTGAGGCTGGGTGGGGAAGgacagaataggagaggagaggagggagaggctgggtggggaaggacagaataggagaggagaggaggcagaggctgggtggggatggacagaataggagaggaggggagggagaggctgggtggggatggagagaataggagaggagaggagggagaggctgggtggggatggacagaataggagaggagaggagaggagaggagaggagaggagaggagaggagggagggagaggctgggtggggatggacagaataggagaggagaggagggagaggctgggtggggatggacagaataggagaggagaggagggagaggctgggtggggatggacagaataggagaggagaggagggagaggctgggtggggatggacagaataggagaggagaggagggagaggctgggtggggatggacagaataggagaggagaggagggagaggctgggtggggatggacagaataggagaggagaggagggagaggctgggtggggatggacagaataggagaggagaggagggagaggctgggtggggatggacagaataggagaggagaggagggagaggctgggtggggatggacagaataggagaggagaggagggagaggctgggtggggatggacagaataggagaggaggggagggagaggctgggtggggatggacagaatacgagaggagaggagggagaggctgggtggggatggacagaataggagaggagaggagggaaaggctgggtggggatggacagaataggagaggagaggagggagaggctgggtggggatggacagaataggagaggagaggagggagaggctgggtggggatggacagaataggagaggagaagagaggagaggagggagaggctgggtggggatggacagaataggagaggagaggagggagaggctgggtggggatggacagaataggagaggagaggagggagaggctgggtggggatggacagaataggagaggagaggagggagaggctgggtggggatggacagaataggagaggagaggagggagaggctgggtggggatggacagaataggagaggaggggagggagaggctgggtggggatggacagaatacgagaggagaggagggagaggctgggtggggatggacagaataggagaggagaggagggtaaggctgggtggggatggacagaatacgagaggagaggagggagaggctgggtggggatggacagaataggagaggagaggagaggagaggagggagaggctgggtggggatggacagaataggagaggagaggagggagaggctgggtggggatggacagaataggagaggagaggagggagaggctgggtggggatggacagaataggagaggagaggagggagaggctgggtggggatggacagaataggagaggagaggagggagaggctgggtggggatggagagaataggagaggagaggagggagaggctgggtggggatggacagaataggagaggagaggagggagaggctgtgtggggatggacagaataggagaggagaggagggagaggctgggtggggatggacagaataggagaggagaggagggagaggctgggtggggatggacagaataggagaggagaggagggagaggctgggtggggatggagagaataggagaggagaggagggagaggctgggtggggatggagagaataggagaggagaggagagagaggctgggtggggatggagagaataggagaggagaggagagtgttttAACTGTCAGATCTGAAAGAGAGCCCTACTTGTTAACATTTGATGAGAGTCAGCACTGAGTAAAGACACTCAGATACATGAGACAGGAAACCCTGAGTAAGTACCACAGTAGGTACAGGTCTTTAAGTGAGGCAGATATGAGACAGGTCTACCTCAGTAATATAACAGATATGAGACAGGTCTACCTCAGTAATATAACAGATATGAGACAGGTCTACCTCAGTAATATAACAGATATGAGACAGGTCTACCTCAGTAATATAACAGATAtgagacagacaggtctacctcagtaatataacagatacgagacaggtctacctcagtactataacagatatgagacaggtctacctcagtaatataacagatatgagacaggtctacctcagtaatataacagatatgagacaggtctacctcagtaatataacagatatgagacaggtctacctcagtaatataacagatatgagacaggtctacctcagtaatataacagatatgagacaggtctacctcagtaatataacagatatgagacaggtctacctcagtaatataacagatatgagacaggtctacctcagtaatataacagatatgagacaggtctacctcagtaatataacagatatgagacaggtctacctcagtaatataacagatacgagacaggtctacctcagtaatataacagatatgagacaggtctacctcagtactataacagatatgagacaggtctacctcagtaatataacagatatgagacaggtctacctcagtaatataacagatatgagacagacaggtctacctcAGTAATATAACAGATACGAGACAGGTCTACCTCAGTACTATAACAGATATGAGACAGGTCTACCTCAGTAATATAACAGATATGAGACAGGTCTACCTCAGTAATATAACAGATATGAGACAGGTCTACCTCAGTAATATAACAGATATGAGACAGGTCTACCTCAGTAATATAACAGATATGAGACAGGTCTACCTCAGTAATATAACAGATATGAGACAGGTCTACCTCAGTAATATAACAGATATGAGACAGGTCTACCTCAGTAATATAACAGATATGAGACAGGTCTACCTCAGTAATATAACAGATATGAGACAGGTCTACCTCAGTAATATAACAGATATGAGACAGGTCTACCTCAGTAATATAACAGATATGAGACAGGTCTACCTCAGTAATATAACAGATATGAGACAGGTCTACCTCAGTAGTATAACAGATATGAGACAGGTCTACCTCAGTAATATAACAGATATGAGACAGGTCTACCTCAGTAATATAACAGATATGAGACAGGTCTACCTCAGTAATATAACAGATATGAGACAGGTCTACATCAGTAATATAACAGATATGAGACAGGTCTACCTCAGTACTATAACATATATGAGACAGGTCTACCTCAGTAATATAACAGATATGAGACAGGTCTACCTCAGTAATATAACAGATATGAGACAGGTCTACCTCAGTAATATAACAGATATGAGACAGGTCTACCTCAGTACTATAACAGATATGAGACAGGTCTACCTCAGTAATATAACAGATATGAGACAGGTCTACCTCAGTAATATAACAGATACGAGACAGGTCTACCTCAGTACTATAACAGATATGAGACAGGTCTACCTCAGTAATATAACAGATATGAGACAGGTCTACCTCAGTAATATAACAGATATGAGACAGGTCTACCTCAGTAGTATAACAGATATGAGACAGGTCTACCTCAGTAATATAACAGATACGAGACAGGTCTACCTCAGTAATATAACAGATATGAGACAGGTCTACCTCAGTAATATAACAGATATGAGACAGGTCTACCTCAGTAGTATAACAGATATAAGACAACCATTTGCCTTCACGTGTCTCCATCTGGGTCTCACCCTGAACCATCTGTCTCACGTGTCTCCATCTGGGTCTCACCCTGAACCATCTGTCTCACGTGTCTCCATCTGATCTCACCCTAAACCATCTGTCTCACGTGTCTCCATCTGGATCTCACCCTGAACCATCTGTCTCACGTATCTCCATCTGGATCTCACCCTGAACCATCTGTCTCACGTGTCTCCATCTGGATCTCACCCTGAACCATCTGTCTCACGTGTCTCCATCTGGGTCTCACCCTGAACCATCTGCCTCACGTGTCTCCATCTGGATCTCACCCTGAACCATCTGTCTCACGTGTCTCCATCTGGATCTCACCCTGAACCATCTGCCTCACGTGTCTCCATCTGGATCTCACCCTGAGCCTTGATCCAGGAAGACTTAGGGAACACAGGAAGAGACAGTGAGAAGAAGTTGAGAGAACGGAGACATGCAGTGAGACATAAcaagaggcaggggaggagagagatgtggggagacagggagagaagcaAAGAAGAGAAGTACATTAAGagatttaggtgtgtgtgtgtgtgtgtgtgtgtgtgtgtgtgtgtgtgtgtgtgtgtgtgtgtgtgtgtgtgtgtgtgtgtgtgtgtgtgtgtgtgtgtgtgtgtgtgtgtgtgtgtgtgtgtgtgtgtgtgtgtgtgagagagagagagagagagagagagagtctggagtCATGGTGTCCCTGAATAGTGCTGAGTGCACACTACTGAGCCTCCTGAACAGATAGGCTGGAGAAACAATTAGACACCACTTTTTGTGACCGAATGTACAGAGCTTTACACTGTAGACAGTGACAGAATGTACAGAGCTTTACACTGTAGACAGTGACAGAATGTACAGAGCTTTATTACTGTAGACAGTGACAGAATGTACAGAGCTTTACACTGTAGACAGTGACAGAATGTACAGAGCTTTACACTGTAGACAGTGACAGAATGTACAGAGCTTTATTACTGTAGACAGTGACAGAATGTACAGAGCTTTACACTGTAGACAGTGACAGAATGTACAGAGCTTTACACTGTAGACAGTGACAGAATGTACAGAGCTTTACACTGTAGACAGTGACAGAATGTACAGAGCTTTACACTGTAGACAGTGACAGAATGTACAGAGCTTTACACTGTAGACAGTGACAGAATGTACAGAGCTTTACACTGTAGACAGTGACAGAATGTACAGAGCTTTACACTGTAGACAGTGACAGAATGTACAGAGCTTTACACTGTAGACAGTGACAGAATGTACAGAGCTTTACACTGTAGACAGTGACAGAATGTACAGAGCTTTACATTGTAGACCGTGACAGAATGTACAGAGCTTTACACTGTAGACAGTGACAGAATGTACAGAGCTTTACACTGTAGACAGTGACAGAATGTACAGAGCTTTACACTGTAGACAGTGACAGAATGTACAGAGCTTTACACTGTAGACAGTGACAGAATGTACAGAGCTTTACACTGTAGACAGTGACAGAATGTACAGAGCTTTACACTGTAGACAGTGACAGAATGTACAGAGCTTTACACGGTAGACAGTGACAGAATGTACAGAGCTTTACACTGTAGACAGTGACAGAATGTACAGAGCTTTACACCGTAGACAGTGACAGAATGTACAGAGCTTTACACTGTAGACAGTGACAGAATGTTCAGAGCTTTACACTGTAGACAGTGACAGAATGTACAGAGCTTTACACTGTAGACAGTGACAGAATGTACAGAGCTTTACACTGTAGACAGTGACAGAATGTACAGAGCTTTACACTGTGGACAGTGACAGAATGTACAGAGCTTTACACTGTAGACAGTGACAGAATGTACAGAGCTTTACACTGTAGACAGTGACAGAATGTACAGAGCTTTACACTGTAGACAGTGACAGAATGTACAGAGCTTTATTACTGTAGACAGTGACATaatatagtagcagtagtagtgtcaGCAGTAGTAGTGTCAGCAGTAGTAGTGTCAGCAGTAGTAGTGTCAGCAGTAGTAGTGTCAGCAGTAGTAGTGTCAGCAGTAGTAGTGTCAGCAGTAGTAGTGTCAGCAGTAGTAGTGTCAGCAGTAGTAGTGTCAGCAGTAGTAGTGTCAGCAGTAGTAGTGTCAGCAGTAGTAGTACGTGAAGTAGCAGTAAAAAGCAGAAGTGTCAACAGTAGCAGTAGATGTGCAGTGCCTTGCAAAACTTtgcatcccccttggcgtttttcctattttgcaacaTTACATCCCATAATGTAAACGGATaattatttggatttcatgtaatggacatacgcAAAATGAAAAAATGTACttgttgaaaaaatatatatattttaaaaaatttgttcatatgtattcaccccctttgctatgaagcccctaaataagatctggtgcaaccaactaccttcagaagtcacatcattAGTTAGATAGCACAAGGTGGACTATTTGAGTGTCacgtgatctcagtatatatacacctgttctgaaaggccccagagtctgcaacatcaccaagcaagtggcaccatgaagaccaaggagctctccaaacaggtcagggacaaagttgtggagaagtacagatcagggttggattataaaacaatatcagaaactttgaacatcccacggagcaccattaaatccattattaaaaaatgttaGGAATATGGCACCACAAGAAACCTGCCAAGAGACGGCCGCCCACCAGAACTCATTgtccaggcaaggagggcattaaaagaaagagaccaaagataacaaAGAGAACAAAGATAACCctaaaggagctgcaaagctccacagcggagattggagtatctgtccataggaccaccttAAGTCGTGCATGGCAcagctttatggaagagtggctaGAAAAAGCGTGGTCGCCAATAGGCATGTGGGAGAtctccaaacatatggaagaaggtactctaaACATCttgaatatcttggccatgttctgttataatctccacctggcacagccagaagaggactggccaccctcatagcctggttcctctctaggtttactctggtcagatgagactaaagctgagctttttggccatcaaggaaaatgctatgtctgggagcaaacccaacacctctcatcaccctgagaacaccatccccagtGAACACCAaatatcccagtggctagatgtgccaagcttatagagacatacccaaagAGAATTGCAGCTATAATtgattgctgcaaaaggtggctctacaaagtattgatttgGGGGGAGTGAATAGCccactcaagttttctgtttttttcaacttatttcttgtttttttttatacattctaCAAAGGGgtagtaggcatgttgtgtaaatcaaatgatacattctccccaaaaatctattttaattccaggttgtaaggcaacaaaataggtaagggggtgaatactttcacaagccactatAATAGTAGaagtagaagcagtagtagtagtactagtagtatcagttgtggtagtagtagtagtagtagtagtagtagcatcagtagtagtagtagtagcaaaagCATTATTGGCAGCAGtagaagtagcagcagtagcatcagtagtagtagtagtagtagcatcagtagtagcagtagtagtagcatcagcagtagcagcagcatcagtagcagtagtagtagtagcatcagtagtagcagtagtagcagcagtagtcgtagcagcagcagcatcagcagtagtagtagtagtagcatcagcagtagtagcagtagcagcatcagcagcagcagcagcagtagcagcagcagcagtagtagcagtagtagcagcagtagcagtagtagtagcatcagtagtagtagtagcaaaagCATATTattggcagcagtagtagtagcatcagtagcagcactagtagtagcatcagtagtagtagtagtagtagcatcagtagtagcagtagtagtagcatcagtagtagtagtagtagtagcatcagtagtagtagcagtagtagcatcagtagtagtagtagcagcatcagtagtagtagtagtagcagtagtagtagtagcatcagtagtagtagtagtagtagcatcagtagtagtagtagcaaaagcattattagcagcagtagtagtagtagtagtagtagtagcatcagtagtagtagtagtagcatcagtagtaaaAAAGTAACATCCCTTCacgaccctgtctttcaaagataattggtaaaaatccaaataacttcacagatcttcattgtaaagggtttaaacactgtttcccatgcttgttcaatgaaccataaacaattaatgaacatgcacctgtggaacggtcgttaagacactaacagcttacagacggtaggcaattaagctCACAGTTATGaacacttaggacactaaagaggcctttctactgactctgaaaacaccaaaagaaagatgcccagggtccctgctcacctgcgtgaatgtgccttaggcatgctgcaagaggtatgaggactgcagatatggCCAAGGCAATAAATGGCAATGCCTAAGACAGtggtacagggagacaggaaggacagCGAATCGTCCTCgctgtggcagaccacgtgtaacaacacctgcacaggatcggtacatccgaacatcacacatgcaggacaggtacaggatggcaacaacaactgcctgagttacaccaggaacgcacagtCCCTCCATCGGTGGTCAGACTGTTTGCAAAAggcagagagaggatggactAGGCTTGGGCTTTGTAGGCCtcttgttgtaaggcaggtcctcaccagacatcaccaacaacaacgttgcctatgggcacaaacccaccgttgctggaccagacaggactggcaaaaagtgctcttcactaacgagtcgcggttttgtctcaccagggtggTGGTCGGATTCTTgcttatcgtcgaaggaatgagcgtcagaggcctgtactctggagcgggatgaatttggaggtggagggtccgtcattgcaggcaatctcaacactatgcgttacagggaagatatcctcctcccttcctcaggCTCATCCTGcacgacaatgccaccagccattctgtgcgtgatttcctgcaagacagtgttctgccatggtcagtgaagagcccggatctcaatcccattgagcacgcctgggaactgttagatcggagggtgagggctagggccattcctcccagagaagtctgggacctgttagatcggagggtgagggctaggaccattccccccacagaaatgtttgggaacttgcaggtgccttggtggaagagtggtgtaacatctcacagcaagaactggcaaatctggtgcagtccatgaggaggagatgcactgcagtgcttaatgcagctggtggccacacccgaaactgactgttacttttgattttgacccctcctttgttcaggacacattattccatttctgttagtcacatgtctgtggaacttgttcagtttatgtctcagttgttgaatcttgttatgttcacacaaatatttacacatgataagtttgctgaaaataaaacagttgacaatgagaggacgttatttttttgctgaatttagtagggcagtagtagtagtagttgcagtaATACTAGTTGTattagtaccagtagtagtagtagttgtagcagtagtagtagagatttattttaaacttgCACAACTGCACtatataccagggttggctggccgcCTTTAGTCACACGTAGGTTGTCACTGGTATGCTTTGATTTACAAAGCCATTTGGGGTTTACTACCATTTTAattgggcatttttattgttcagaaatgtcgTGGGTACTCTCTTTGTTCGCAGGACTTTAtactgctaactgttccaaatgtcccaactgaatttggtaaaagggcttttatgcaCTCctcgccatcgtcttggaacgccttaAGAAAAACTTTTAAACTGGAataacttgtcccgattggtatttttaaaGGATTTTCAGACAGGTTCCCTGACCTGACAATGTTTTTCATTTGCAGTTTTATGATTTTGTTAAACGCTTGTGAATTTCTTGGTTTTTATTAGATTACTTGAAGtatttcatgttgtctgtctataaTTGTGTAATGATTTGGTGTCTTGGCCAGGatgctcttgaaaaagagatttcaaatctcaattagcccttcctggttaaatacataaaaataaaataaaagtagtaatagaggtagcagcagtagtagcagtagtagtagtagtagcagtagtagtagtagtagtagtagtagtagcagtagtagcagtagcagcagcagcagtagttagtagcagcagcagcagcagcagcagcagcagcagcagcagcagcagcagcagcagcagcaacagcaacagcagcagcagcagcagcagcagcagcagcagcagcagcagcagcagcagcagcagccccctctttccagcagcagcagcagcagtagcagcagcagcaacagcagcagcaacagcaggcagcagcacagcagcagcagcagcagcagcagcagcagccagcagcagctggcagcagcagcagcagcctgcagcagcagcagcagcagcagcagcagcagcagcagcagcagcagtagcagcagcagcagcagcagcagcagcagcagcaggagagcagcagcagcagcagcagcagctcagcagtaagttggtggttgaagatagcagcagcagtggcagtggGCAGCAGTGCTTGGGCAAAgtgggcagcagcagcagcagcagcagcagcagcagcagccagtcagtagcagcagcagcagcagcagcagcagcagcagcagcagtagtagctcagcctccagtatttagcagcagtagcagcagtgcagcagcagcagcagcagcagcagcagcagcagcagcagcagcagcagctaacagcagcagcagctgtgaatcagcagcagcagcagcagcagcagccttctgcacagcagcagcagcagcagcagcagcagcagcagcagcagcagcagcagccagcagcagcagcagcagcaccagcagcagcagcagcagcagcagcagctgctccagcagcagcagcagcagagcagcagcaggcagcagcagcagcagcagcagcagcagcagcagcagcagctttgCAGCagccagtagcagcagcagcagcagctcctgctccagtttcaactgttctgccactATTATTCAACCAGCTGGTCatttagcagcagcagcagttgcTGTTGCAGCATCTTGCAGCCAGCTCAGCAgcagccagcagcagcagcagcagcaaaagaggcagcagcagcagcagcagcagcagcagcagcagcagcagcagctagcagcagcagcagcagcagcccagcagcagcagcagcagcagcagcagcagcagtagcatagatggtagtagtagtagcagtccCCAGTAgtccagtagtagcagcagcagcagcagcagcagcagcagcagcagcagcagcttattatagtacagcagcagcagcagcatttagcagcagcagcattagtAGCATCAGTAGCATGTTCTGTTATAAGctctagcagcagcagcagcagcagaggttacagcagcagcagcagcagcagcatagcAGCAGCggttcagcagcagcagcagccagcaGCAGCTGTTCTAGGCAGCTTTtccagcacagcacagcagcagcagcagcagcagcagcggcagtgCGTTGCTGCAGCAGCGGCGGGTTTTAGGGCTGCAGTAGTAAGCAGctttagcagtagcagcagtagtagtggtagttaaATAAAtttgagtagtagtagtggattagcagtagtagtagtagtagcagtagtagtagtagtagtagtagcagtagcagcagtagtaatagcattatagcagcagtagtagtagtagcaacagcagtagcagcagctagtagtagcagcagcagcagcagtagcagcagcagtagtagcagcagtagcagcagcagtagcagcagcagcagcagcagcagcaccagcagcaatagcagcagcagcagcagcagcagcagcagcagcagcagcagtagcagcagcagtagcagtagtagcagtagcagcagttgcatg from the Oncorhynchus keta strain PuntledgeMale-10-30-2019 unplaced genomic scaffold, Oket_V2 Un_contig_14495_pilon_pilon, whole genome shotgun sequence genome contains:
- the LOC127918552 gene encoding runt-related transcription factor 2-like; translation: SSWIKAQGEIQMETRHRQKLEESPKTGLFSDRLSELERIRQTTMRVAVPTQSQQQPLNAGHNPFNPQGQTQIPDPRQSQSSPPWSYEQPYPSYLSPMTSPSVHSTTPLSSSRATGLPNITDPPRRLPGNTH